The following is a genomic window from Geoalkalibacter halelectricus.
CAGCCCGGTGACAAACACCAGGCCAAAACCGATGACCACTGCAACCTTGCCGTAAAATGGAACGCCGGCAGCGGTTCCGGCCAAACCCCAGCCCTGGACCAGCGCCGCACCGGCCAGCATGCCCACCACCACCAGCCCGGCGTCGGCATCCCCTTCCCCGGACTTGATAAGTTGGCGAAAGGGACAACCACCGATGAGCACCGAAACCCACCCCACCAAAGCCATGCCGAGGATGCTCCAGACATGATCAAGGTGGGCACCCGGCTGTCCGTAAAGGCCGGGCTCGAAGCGCCCGACGCTCAAATTGGCCAAAGCGGCGGCCACCACGAAAACCATCAGGCCCCAAAACAAAGGCGCCCTGAGCCCCATCAGCAGGCCGTCGCGCAAGCCGCCGGTGATGCAGAACCGGCTGCGTTGAGCGAGCACGCCCACCAGCAAACCCACGCCGAGGGATACCAGCAAGGGAGCATGCTCGGCGGCGCTACCGCGATTGGAGAACAGCACGAAGGAAGGTTGCGCCAGGAGAAACACCAGCAACAGGACAAAAAGCCCGGGAACTACCCAACCGGCGCCGCCCTTTTGGGGGGTCGCCGCGCCGAAATGAACCCCGGCGGCCAGGCTGCGCAACCCCAGCCACACCCCGCCCGCCAGGCCGACGAAGGCCAAGAGGGCGGTGAGGTCACCGGCGGTCAGGCGCAAAAACAACTTGATCGGGCAGCCGATGAAGACGGCGCAACCGACGATGAGAAAAAAGCCTGCCAGCAAGCGCCCCATGGGGGCGCTGCCGCCGCGGGAACGAAACTCGCGAAACGCCAGGGAACTTCCCATGGCGCCCAGGACAAAACCGATCAGTTCGGGACGCAGATACTGCATGCGCTCGTTGCCGTGAAGTCCCAGGGCACCGGCGCTGTTCTCCAGGAAACAGGACACGCAGATGCCGGAATTTTCCGGGTTACCCCACACCGCCAGAAGCACCCCGAACACCCCGAGGCTTAAGCTTGCGGCCATGACCAGCCAGAATTCACGCTGCTTCAACATAGTCCCGCACCCTATTCGCAGCCGCCGGCCAGGCGGCTTTGCAAGTAATAGACATTGCGCAGGGCCGCCACGATCGAAGGGTTGTCCGGATTGGCGCGCGCTCGGGCGGAGAGCCGTTCGTGCCCCTCATCGACCAGGGCCTGGATGGGCGCGCGCTGCGATAAGGGACTGCGCGCGTCCACGTAGTCGCCGTTGATCCGCAAACCGCGTACGAAGTTGGCCGCCGCCTCATCCAAAACGCCCAGCTCGTGCAGGATCAGCCCGCGCAGGATAAAGCCGTGCGCTTCGCCGGCATATTGACGGTTGAGCTGTTCCAGCCGCAGCAGGGCCTGCTGATGGCTGCCCTGCCGGCGCATCTCCTCGACGGGACCGTAAATCTGCTCAAGGAACGCGACCCGGGCCTGGTAGGCCATTTCCCGCTCCATGGCCCGCTCGACGCCGCTGCCGGTGCGTGCCGCCGAATCGCCCGGCGCGCCGCTCATCAGCAGCCACCCCAAGGCGGCAAGCGCAGCCACCAGCCCCAGCAGGTGCAGCCGATCATGCCAATCCTTCCAGCCCATGCTAAAACTCCTGATAAGGCGGCATGTTGACCCGCCGCAGCAGATCGCGGGCCACATCGTAATCGCTGTCGAGCAGCTGCTCGAAGCCGTCCAGAAAGGCGGCCCTGAGAACCCTGAGCCGCTCGCCGTCGATCTCGACCGTATCCTCGGGGGTCAGGTTGAGCAACGCGCGACGAAAATCCGCCACCAGCTTGGGATCGACCCAGGGGGCGGCGCCGAAGGTGCAATAGGGATAAATCTCACTTTGCGCCAGGATGTTGAAGTCGTCGGCCTCGATCTTGCCTTCGGCGACCATGATTTCGAGGTCGAGGACCGGCGCCGCGGCGACCTCATAGTCGTTGA
Proteins encoded in this region:
- the yedE gene encoding YedE family putative selenium transporter; translated protein: MLKQREFWLVMAASLSLGVFGVLLAVWGNPENSGICVSCFLENSAGALGLHGNERMQYLRPELIGFVLGAMGSSLAFREFRSRGGSAPMGRLLAGFFLIVGCAVFIGCPIKLFLRLTAGDLTALLAFVGLAGGVWLGLRSLAAGVHFGAATPQKGGAGWVVPGLFVLLLVFLLAQPSFVLFSNRGSAAEHAPLLVSLGVGLLVGVLAQRSRFCITGGLRDGLLMGLRAPLFWGLMVFVVAAALANLSVGRFEPGLYGQPGAHLDHVWSILGMALVGWVSVLIGGCPFRQLIKSGEGDADAGLVVVGMLAGAALVQGWGLAGTAAGVPFYGKVAVVIGFGLVFVTGLVMRERPA
- a CDS encoding tetratricopeptide repeat protein; this encodes MGWKDWHDRLHLLGLVAALAALGWLLMSGAPGDSAARTGSGVERAMEREMAYQARVAFLEQIYGPVEEMRRQGSHQQALLRLEQLNRQYAGEAHGFILRGLILHELGVLDEAAANFVRGLRINGDYVDARSPLSQRAPIQALVDEGHERLSARARANPDNPSIVAALRNVYYLQSRLAGGCE